The Chloroherpetonaceae bacterium DNA segment ATTGATATTTAATAGGTGGTGCACCAATTCTTTTTGTCATCGATTATCATAACTCGTCTTTAAGCGCAGCTGCGCCAAAAGAATCAACTCAATCGACCAATGCCGAAAATAAAAAAGCAAGAGCTTAAAATCGATAAGAAAGCCCAAATCGCAGATGCCTTTTCATCGTTCGACGATTATGATCGCTTGAAGGATAAAAAAGCCGATACCAACGCGGTGAAAATGGAGTTGGTTGACCTCTTAAAAGAAGCCATACAAAAGCAGCTTCGGAAGGATTATGATCCCGAAACCGAAGCACGCATTATTCTCAATTCGGCCAAGGGTGATTTAGAAATTTATATCAAGCGCAAAGTTGTTGAAGAAGTAGAATTCCGTGAAATTGAAATCGGGCTTGATGAGGCTAAAGAAATTGATGAAGATTTAGGATTGGGTGATTTCTATGAAGAAGGGCCAATGCCAATTGAAAAAATTCTTTCTCGTAAATCGATCCAAATCATTAAGCAAGCCGTGCAGAAAAAAGTTCGCGATGCCGAACGGATGGCGATTTACGAAGAGTGTGTGAACCTTGTGGGGCAAATCGTTCAAGCGGAAGTCTATCAAATTCGCCCGAAAGAAACCGTTTTGACACTCAATACCGGCAAAAATCAAAAGGTTGAAATTATCCTCCCCAATGCCGAGCGAATGCAACGCGATAACCCGCGCAAAACCAAAATGATGAAAGTGTATATTCAAAAGGTTGAGCGCGAAAGAATGCGGCTTCGCATGCCCGATGGCACCGAAATTGAAAAGGAGCGCGAAGACGGCCCAATGCGCGTGATTGCATCCCGTACCGACGACCGATTCCTCGTCAAACTCTTCGAAAGCGAAGTGACGGAAATCAGCGAAGGAAAGGTCATGATCAAAGCATCTGCACGGGTACCCGGCGAGCGAGCGAAAATTGCTGTCGAATCAACCAATTCAAGAATCGATCCGGTCGGCGCATGTGTAGGTCAAAGAGGGGTGCGCATCCAAAATATCGTCCGCGAACTCAATAACGAAAATATTGATGTCATACCGTTTAGCGATGAGAATCACATCTATATCGCCAAAGCCTTGCAGCCTGCAAAAATCGATCCATTCTCCGTATCCGTTGACTTCAAAAACCGAAAAGCTCGCGTGACCTTGAAGCCTGATCAAATCAAATACGCCATCGGCAAAAATGGAAACAATATTCTTTTGGCCGAAAAGCTCACCGGCTTTGAAATTGAAATCTATCGCGAAGCCGATGAATTGCATGACAGCACCGACATCGACATCATCGAATTCCGCGAAGAATTCGGCGATGACATTGTTTATCAACTCTTGGACTCCGGTCTCGACACCGCCAAAAAAGTTTTAGAAGCCGGACTTGAAAGAATCGAAGAAGCATTGATTTTGCCGCCAAAAAAACAAGAAGAAGAACTGAAACTCTTTGGTGGAAAAAATTCAAGGCAATCTTTTCCGCAAAGAACGCATACCCGCGTGATTACCGAAGAAGAGCGTCGGTATTGGCACCGAATTGCCGAAAATATCTTCCGTACCATTGAAGAGCAATACAGCGAAGAAGGTGAAACCGGCGAAAGTGAAAGTGGCGAAGGGGAAGAAAATACACCTAAGACCCAAGAATAGTTTTTAATAAAGTATAGAAATTTTGAGAATTTATTACTCATCACGGATCGAGCAACACATACCCGATAATCGTAGAGAAGAGGAGAGGTCAGATGTCTGAAGAAAAAGAAGTAAAAAAATACAAGGTTCTTGACCTTGCCGATGAACTGACGGTTAGTGCCTCAGACATCCTGCAAGTTTTGGCCGAAAATAATATGGCGGTCAAATCGGCTTCTTCAAAAATTACCGATGAAATGAGAGAAGTGATTCTCTCTCACTTTCAAGCGGAAAAGAAGCAGAGCGACGCGCAAAAAAAATTGCGGGCCGATAAAGAAAAGAAATCGAAACAGCTTGCCGCAAAAAGCTCCGGGCAAGCTGATCAACTATTCGATGAATCGCAAAAAAAGAAAATCCCCTCATTCAAAGGTGAACCGCTTTTTCTAGAAAAGCCAGACTTAAAGGAAGAAACGGTTTCTGAACCGGAAGAGCCTCTGCCGCCAATTGTTGAATCCAAAACCTCAGAAGTGCAAGAAGCCGAAAAGGAAGCCCCAAAACCTGAACCGATTCCTGAAGTAAAATCTGAGCCGCTTATCGAAGAAAAACCAGTCACACAGGCTCCCGCTGAACCGAAAGTGATTTCGCCTATCGAAGAGGTTTCGGAAGCAAAATCGGCACCGGTTGAAACGGAAAAAACAACACGACCAATGGGAATCAAAGTTGTGGGAACCGTCGAGCTTCCTTCAACTTATTTTCCGAAATCTGGAGATCGAAAACAAGATCAAAAACAAGGTGGAAATAAATCTGAATTCAAGTCTGATAAAGGATCAGAAAAAGGATCAGAAAGAGGATCAGAAAAGGGTTCAGATAAAGCCACGGAAAAATCAGGTCAAGCGCAAGGCGGGCAAAGAGGTTCGCGCGGCGAAGCACGACCGGAACATAAAAGTGAACATAAGGGAGATGCCCGGCCGGATCAACGAAATGAGAAGCGTGGGCCTCAAAACAAAGACACAAGACCGCAAGGCGAGACTCGCCGAGATGACGGCAGAAAACCCGAAAACCGAGATGCCAGATTCGGTCAAAAACCAGACCAACGAGGAACTCAAAAACCCCCACAAAAAGGAGATGGCAAATTGGGTTTTGGCCAAGAACAAGGCAAGCCGAGTGCATCACCAAGCAATTTCAAAGCCCCTGAAAAGAGTGAACCCGCTGCGCCGCAACTTCACGGCGAAAATGAAGATGCGTTTGATCCGGATTCGCTTTACAGCCTTGGAAGAAATGAAAAGAGCTTAATCGAAGCCAAAGAACGCACCAAAATGGGCGGACTTACAGTGGTTGAATTCAAAACCCGTGAGGAACTTGGGCTCGTAAAGAAAAAGAAGAAAGATAAAAAGAAAAACTTAGGCGAGCGGAAAACCGAATTGCAAGATTTTGTTCCAACAACCTCACGCGAAGTGCCCGCTGCTGCCACTAAAAAACCTGTTTTTGAAGCCGCTAGCAGCGATCAAATTATCAAACGCGGCATCGCCGATAAACAAGATGCCGGCTTGGCCGCAAAAGGAAAAAAGAAGAAAAAGAACGAAGTCGATTCTCGCCTTGTCGAACGCAATATTCGCCAAACCATTAGTGATATGGATGAGGTGAGCGAATCCGTGATGCGGCAAAGATTCCGAAAGCGCCGCGCCAAAGAGCGTGAAGAG contains these protein-coding regions:
- the nusA gene encoding transcription termination factor NusA — its product is MPKIKKQELKIDKKAQIADAFSSFDDYDRLKDKKADTNAVKMELVDLLKEAIQKQLRKDYDPETEARIILNSAKGDLEIYIKRKVVEEVEFREIEIGLDEAKEIDEDLGLGDFYEEGPMPIEKILSRKSIQIIKQAVQKKVRDAERMAIYEECVNLVGQIVQAEVYQIRPKETVLTLNTGKNQKVEIILPNAERMQRDNPRKTKMMKVYIQKVERERMRLRMPDGTEIEKEREDGPMRVIASRTDDRFLVKLFESEVTEISEGKVMIKASARVPGERAKIAVESTNSRIDPVGACVGQRGVRIQNIVRELNNENIDVIPFSDENHIYIAKALQPAKIDPFSVSVDFKNRKARVTLKPDQIKYAIGKNGNNILLAEKLTGFEIEIYREADELHDSTDIDIIEFREEFGDDIVYQLLDSGLDTAKKVLEAGLERIEEALILPPKKQEEELKLFGGKNSRQSFPQRTHTRVITEEERRYWHRIAENIFRTIEEQYSEEGETGESESGEGEENTPKTQE